The following coding sequences are from one Acidobacteriota bacterium window:
- the lptD gene encoding LPS assembly protein LptD — translation MRRILLAVCLIAAAVPARSQITPIPWRPKASPAQKPPAQSAAPAPPGSPSVPTEPEYLLTFDRITTVSPGVFLAEGNVRFVFGEMLLTADAVTYDSEAGKVRAEGAVAVDFGDFTVSGSVLEYDLNSATGSVRDAYGLQKNGDFTVTGSEIRKTGPDWYEVVDGTLTSCTAAVPPWSVRLTRGRFHVDHYAFLRNPRFRVRTVPALYLPYVVWPLKPERSTGLLIPDVGSSSRHGATVSTALYLAPRDWWDETLFADWYEEEGWGVGSEFRYALTERSYGWARAYHIRQDSDGRRRWEATWSHLQDFRRGWYAVADVNLLSDIDFPKEYERDYTRGTLSRTDSRIFLGWRRGAYSLLSRVERRRQYFTEDRDLIQRALPLVEFRSSLQPLGRSLYAGFETSLGALHKEWVAGSSAANPGKNSMDYGRADLHPFVEWPLHPAPWLDFTPRVEGRATYYGEGVDPVTGGPEGSDLWRTYARASLDVSGPRLFRRFDSGFKHVVEPFLNYTYISGDRDAVRLPLYDEVDQVGLDLDLFKYGLRNRIYGKKGSLRLDAELYQSWRLNGDLTYLDGRSSPRSPVVLAVRFWPLETWSGDLRLSYNPLARRLASKSLSVTYRPKEKEKDAFVRVTYLKAGALGADPTASAAEELRLAAYLDLLEDRITLNPVLERDLRDHDWRNLRLIFWYRGSCYSIGFEAGRRTIGSFRDTNYRLLVSLKGAGTVVDLYGGTAAY, via the coding sequence GTGAGGCGCATCCTCCTCGCGGTCTGTCTCATCGCCGCCGCGGTGCCGGCCCGGTCCCAGATCACGCCCATTCCCTGGCGGCCCAAAGCCTCGCCCGCCCAGAAGCCGCCGGCCCAATCCGCCGCTCCCGCCCCTCCCGGAAGTCCCTCGGTCCCTACGGAGCCCGAGTACCTTCTGACCTTCGACCGGATCACGACCGTTTCTCCCGGGGTTTTCCTCGCGGAGGGCAACGTCCGGTTCGTTTTCGGCGAGATGCTCCTCACGGCGGACGCCGTGACGTACGATTCGGAAGCCGGGAAAGTCCGAGCCGAGGGCGCGGTGGCCGTGGATTTCGGAGATTTCACCGTTTCGGGGTCGGTGCTCGAATACGACCTGAATTCGGCCACCGGATCCGTCAGGGACGCATACGGGCTCCAGAAGAACGGCGATTTCACCGTGACCGGCAGCGAGATTCGAAAAACGGGTCCCGACTGGTACGAAGTCGTTGACGGCACCCTCACCTCGTGCACGGCCGCCGTGCCGCCCTGGAGCGTCCGGCTCACCCGGGGACGCTTTCACGTGGACCACTACGCGTTCTTGCGGAACCCGCGGTTCCGGGTGCGAACGGTCCCCGCTCTGTACCTCCCCTACGTGGTCTGGCCCCTCAAGCCCGAGAGATCCACGGGCCTCTTGATCCCGGACGTCGGAAGCAGTTCGCGCCATGGAGCCACGGTGAGCACGGCCCTCTACCTGGCCCCGAGGGACTGGTGGGACGAGACCCTGTTCGCGGACTGGTACGAGGAGGAAGGTTGGGGCGTGGGGAGCGAGTTCCGTTACGCCCTCACCGAGCGGTCCTACGGGTGGGCCAGGGCCTACCATATCCGCCAGGACAGCGACGGGAGAAGGCGGTGGGAGGCGACCTGGAGCCACCTCCAGGATTTCCGCAGGGGCTGGTACGCCGTGGCGGACGTGAACCTCCTCTCGGACATCGATTTTCCCAAGGAGTACGAAAGGGACTACACCCGAGGCACCCTCTCCCGAACGGACTCCCGGATCTTTCTCGGGTGGAGGCGTGGGGCCTACTCCCTCCTTTCGAGGGTCGAGAGGCGCCGCCAGTATTTCACCGAAGACCGCGACCTGATCCAGCGGGCTCTCCCCCTCGTGGAATTCCGCTCCAGCCTCCAACCCCTCGGCCGGAGCCTGTACGCGGGCTTCGAGACCTCATTGGGGGCCCTCCACAAGGAGTGGGTCGCGGGGAGCTCCGCCGCGAACCCGGGAAAGAACTCCATGGACTACGGGCGCGCCGACCTCCACCCGTTTGTGGAATGGCCCCTGCACCCCGCCCCCTGGCTCGACTTCACCCCCAGGGTGGAGGGACGGGCCACCTACTACGGCGAAGGGGTGGACCCCGTGACGGGAGGGCCCGAAGGGAGCGACCTCTGGCGGACGTACGCCCGGGCTTCGCTGGACGTTTCTGGCCCCAGGCTGTTCAGGCGGTTCGATTCGGGGTTCAAGCACGTGGTGGAGCCTTTCCTCAATTACACCTACATCTCCGGGGACAGGGACGCGGTCCGGCTGCCCCTTTACGACGAGGTGGACCAGGTGGGCCTGGACCTGGACCTCTTCAAGTACGGGTTGCGGAACCGCATCTACGGGAAGAAGGGAAGCCTCCGCCTGGACGCGGAGCTGTACCAGAGCTGGCGCCTGAATGGGGATCTGACCTACCTGGACGGGCGTTCGAGCCCGCGGTCGCCGGTGGTCCTCGCGGTCCGGTTCTGGCCGCTGGAGACGTGGAGCGGCGACCTACGCCTCAGCTACAACCCCCTGGCCCGCCGCCTGGCCTCCAAGTCCCTTTCGGTGACGTACAGGCCCAAGGAGAAGGAGAAAGACGCCTTCGTCCGCGTCACCTACCTCAAGGCGGGCGCATTGGGCGCGGACCCCACCGCGTCGGCCGCCGAGGAGCTCCGGCTGGCGGCCTACCTCGACCTCCTGGAGGACCGGATCACGCTGAATCCCGTCCTCGAGCGGGACCTGCGCGACCATGACTGGCGCAACCTGCGCCTGATTTTCTGGTACAGGGGCTCTTGCTACTCCATCGGCTTCGAGGCGGGCCGGAGGACCATCGGGAGTTTCCGGGACACCAACTACCGCCTCCTGGTCAGCTTGAAGGGAGCGGGGACCGTGGTGGACCTGTACGGCGGAACGGCGGCGTACTGA
- a CDS encoding DUF92 domain-containing protein gives MNPDTQREIARKVLHMSMGLFALCLRWLTPWQAALCALAALAHNLWLFPLYGRKKLERPEEKARGYTGMVGYPAVVLALILLGALLPITPDLADLSLPPGEALAFYRRAGLAVAAAAWAVLAFGDASGALCGILLGGPRLPWNPKKTWAGLAGFWIVASATSQAFFRFVLEGAGPFPWTPGLLWGLCATASAVAAVVESLPGQFDDNLTVPLAAWSVLAFLPGLAPGWLASSALGRAISEGLGTPTFLGLLALAIANLALAGTALRKGWVDGTGFLFGAAAGLSVLAARGWRGFSLLLLFYFLAHFSTYFGRRIKEDRGIAEADGGRRGTGSVFSKGFMPAVFAWISPPAFAAALAVYAADTVASEFGKTARGRTFALLARRPVPPGTAGALSFRGTAAGMAALAAVALAYALLLEPSGPLGHAGPFPLVGTWFWFPFASIAFAALLWFLAESVVNEWNSGRDFVSKIVVHVLIGAMAGAFTWAPAALWNAWLFHGWR, from the coding sequence ATGAATCCGGACACCCAGCGAGAGATCGCACGCAAGGTGCTCCACATGAGCATGGGGCTCTTCGCGCTGTGCCTGAGGTGGCTCACGCCCTGGCAGGCGGCGCTCTGCGCCCTGGCCGCCCTCGCCCACAACCTCTGGCTGTTCCCTTTGTACGGGCGAAAAAAGCTGGAGAGGCCCGAGGAAAAGGCCCGCGGCTACACGGGCATGGTCGGGTATCCCGCCGTCGTCCTGGCGCTGATCCTCCTTGGGGCGCTCCTCCCCATCACGCCGGACCTCGCCGACCTTTCCCTACCTCCCGGGGAGGCCCTCGCCTTTTACCGCCGGGCGGGTCTGGCCGTGGCCGCGGCGGCCTGGGCCGTTCTGGCTTTCGGCGACGCCTCGGGGGCCCTCTGCGGCATCCTTCTCGGCGGCCCCCGCTTGCCCTGGAACCCGAAAAAGACGTGGGCCGGCCTCGCCGGGTTCTGGATCGTAGCTTCGGCCACGTCGCAGGCTTTCTTCCGGTTCGTTCTGGAGGGCGCGGGTCCATTTCCCTGGACACCCGGTCTCCTCTGGGGCCTCTGCGCCACCGCCTCGGCCGTGGCGGCGGTGGTGGAATCCCTCCCGGGCCAATTCGACGACAACCTCACGGTGCCCCTGGCCGCCTGGTCCGTTCTGGCCTTCCTCCCGGGCCTCGCCCCGGGATGGCTCGCCTCAAGCGCCCTGGGCCGGGCCATCTCGGAGGGTTTGGGTACTCCGACCTTCTTGGGCTTACTCGCTCTGGCCATCGCAAACCTGGCCCTGGCCGGAACGGCCCTGCGAAAGGGCTGGGTCGACGGGACCGGGTTCCTCTTCGGCGCGGCCGCGGGTCTCTCCGTGCTGGCGGCGCGAGGATGGAGGGGGTTCTCCCTGCTGCTGCTCTTCTACTTCCTGGCCCACTTCAGCACCTACTTCGGCCGCCGGATCAAGGAGGACCGGGGGATCGCGGAGGCCGACGGGGGCCGGCGCGGGACCGGATCGGTCTTCTCCAAGGGGTTCATGCCGGCCGTCTTCGCCTGGATTTCCCCCCCCGCCTTCGCCGCGGCCCTGGCCGTTTACGCCGCGGACACGGTGGCCTCGGAATTCGGGAAGACGGCCCGCGGCCGGACCTTCGCCCTTCTCGCCCGCCGTCCCGTTCCTCCGGGCACCGCCGGCGCCCTGTCCTTCCGGGGCACGGCGGCCGGCATGGCGGCCCTGGCGGCCGTCGCGCTGGCGTACGCCCTTCTCCTGGAGCCCTCCGGGCCCTTGGGGCACGCAGGCCCCTTCCCTCTCGTGGGGACCTGGTTCTGGTTCCCCTTCGCCTCCATCGCCTTCGCGGCCCTTCTCTGGTTCTTGGCCGAGTCCGTCGTCAACGAGTGGAACTCGGGGCGGGACTTCGTCTCCAAAATCGTGGTCCACGTTCTGATCGGGGCCATGGCCGGGGCCTTCACCTGGGCGCCCGCGGCCCTGTGGAACGCATGGCTATTTCATGGTTGGAGGTAG
- a CDS encoding UbiA family prenyltransferase, with protein sequence MSLKPWIDLVRPFTLLPPLLGILSGSACAWGGAHNPYASFTRDLFWTLLVASLCASLMNAASNIINQVYDLEIDRVNKPSRPLCTGQVTVRQALWVSWVMYVLSLVPIWWVVPPPHNSGFWARTTAPWHAHACFWIYLAGLLCTYIYSAPGLGRTKRLGIWANVTIAVARGELLKVAGWAMVASAAVWEPWYLGAVFFLFLLGASSTKDFSDMEGDRLGGCRTLPIVYGPRKAAWMIAPSFVLPWLLFPLGLVLPAPGGGRLLTGSPALLLALSVALVAWGGRTVYLILRNPDELAFTENHPSWTEMYAMMMAAQVGLGLAYLL encoded by the coding sequence GTGAGCCTCAAGCCCTGGATCGACCTGGTCAGACCCTTCACGCTCCTCCCCCCTCTCCTGGGGATCCTCTCGGGATCGGCCTGCGCCTGGGGCGGAGCGCACAACCCATACGCCTCCTTTACCCGGGATCTCTTCTGGACCCTCCTCGTGGCTTCCCTCTGCGCCTCCCTCATGAACGCCGCGTCCAACATCATCAACCAGGTCTACGACCTCGAGATCGACCGCGTCAACAAACCCTCTCGCCCGCTCTGCACGGGCCAGGTGACGGTTCGCCAGGCCCTCTGGGTCTCCTGGGTGATGTACGTCCTCTCTCTCGTCCCCATCTGGTGGGTGGTCCCGCCGCCCCACAATTCGGGGTTCTGGGCCCGCACTACGGCGCCGTGGCACGCCCACGCCTGTTTCTGGATTTACCTCGCGGGCCTTCTGTGCACCTACATTTACAGCGCACCGGGCCTTGGGCGCACGAAGCGCCTGGGCATCTGGGCCAACGTCACCATCGCGGTGGCCCGGGGGGAACTCCTCAAGGTGGCGGGGTGGGCCATGGTGGCCTCCGCGGCCGTCTGGGAACCCTGGTACCTCGGTGCGGTCTTTTTCCTGTTTCTTCTGGGGGCCTCGTCCACCAAGGACTTCTCCGACATGGAGGGCGACCGCTTGGGGGGATGCCGGACCCTCCCCATCGTCTACGGTCCGCGAAAGGCCGCGTGGATGATCGCCCCTTCCTTCGTCCTCCCCTGGCTCCTCTTTCCCCTCGGGCTCGTCCTGCCCGCGCCCGGAGGCGGCCGCCTCTTGACCGGATCCCCAGCCCTGCTCCTGGCCCTCTCCGTCGCCCTGGTGGCCTGGGGCGGAAGGACCGTGTACCTGATCCTCAGGAATCCTGACGAACTCGCCTTCACCGAGAACCACCCCTCCTGGACCGAGATGTACGCGATGATGATGGCGGCCCAGGTCGGCCTGGGGCTGGCCTACCTGCTTTGA
- a CDS encoding cytochrome c: MAEVHDKKSAYPWKAVAVAAALIVPAVLTFLFWRTTPTVGGWSDAPRPEPLAPSHPAAAATPSVTDPKKIYDENCAVCHGANLEGSGTVPALARPNWPFHENPDQLLKVIHEGKGLTMPGFRGRLSNQQIEALIEYLQESNRRR, from the coding sequence ATGGCCGAGGTCCATGACAAGAAGAGCGCCTACCCGTGGAAGGCGGTGGCCGTGGCGGCGGCCCTGATCGTCCCCGCCGTTCTGACTTTCCTTTTCTGGAGGACGACGCCCACGGTAGGGGGGTGGAGCGACGCCCCCCGACCGGAGCCGCTCGCCCCCTCCCACCCGGCCGCCGCCGCCACTCCTTCGGTAACGGACCCGAAGAAGATCTACGACGAAAACTGCGCCGTCTGCCACGGCGCGAACCTCGAGGGATCGGGGACCGTGCCGGCGCTTGCGCGTCCGAACTGGCCCTTCCACGAGAACCCCGACCAGCTCCTGAAGGTCATTCACGAGGGCAAGGGCCTCACCATGCCGGGCTTCCGGGGACGTTTGTCCAACCAGCAAATTGAAGCGCTGATCGAGTACCTTCAGGAATCCAACCGCCGGCGGTGA
- a CDS encoding amino acid permease, whose amino-acid sequence MRTKSLSRLLMDTDVEGRRLRKVLSAWDLTAIGIGCIIGVGIFVLPGVQAAHNAGPGIVLSFAIAAAACACSAFCYAELAAMIPVSGSAYTYGYATLGEFPAWVIGWDLILEYMVAAILVSTGWSAYFVNLLNMTLGGGADLLPRVWTASPWDPNPGLINLPAVLIVLFITWLLVRGIKESSRVNLAIVVLKVSVILFFILATAWHVNPANWRPFMPFGFSGVMTAAAIVFLAYVGFDAVSTTAEEARNPQRDLPRGIMASLLIATVLYIAVAAIMTGVVPYSQLGVADPIALVLNTLHMPWASALISVGALAGITSVLLVLLMGQPRILFAMSRDGLLPPGLSRVHPRYGTPHLTTLGTGLIVAIAAAVTPINVSSELCSIGTLFAFCIVCGGVIVLRRSRPEIHRPFQVPGGPWLSLCLGAALLAAVAFLPIHAPRVLEGALFAEGAPAWFTWLFKGALLAVLAILYAVFRNQPLPLTGIILCLYLMASLPASAWVRFLIWLLLGLALYGAYGFRHSFLNGETASGA is encoded by the coding sequence ATGAGGACCAAGTCGCTATCTCGTCTGCTCATGGACACGGACGTGGAGGGCCGGCGGCTACGCAAGGTGCTCTCGGCGTGGGACCTGACCGCCATCGGCATCGGCTGCATCATCGGCGTTGGGATCTTCGTCCTGCCGGGCGTCCAGGCCGCGCACAACGCCGGTCCCGGCATTGTCCTGTCCTTCGCCATCGCCGCGGCGGCCTGCGCCTGCTCGGCCTTCTGCTACGCCGAACTGGCGGCCATGATCCCGGTTTCGGGGAGCGCCTACACCTACGGCTACGCAACCCTGGGCGAATTCCCGGCCTGGGTCATCGGGTGGGACCTCATTCTCGAGTACATGGTGGCGGCGATCCTGGTCTCCACGGGGTGGTCCGCCTACTTCGTGAACCTGCTCAACATGACCCTGGGCGGCGGCGCCGACCTCCTGCCCCGGGTTTGGACGGCTTCCCCCTGGGATCCGAACCCAGGCCTGATCAACCTTCCGGCCGTGCTGATCGTCCTCTTCATCACGTGGCTCCTGGTGCGGGGCATCAAGGAGAGTTCCCGGGTCAACCTCGCCATCGTCGTCCTGAAGGTCTCCGTGATCCTCTTCTTCATCCTCGCCACGGCGTGGCACGTGAATCCAGCCAATTGGAGACCGTTCATGCCCTTCGGGTTTTCGGGCGTCATGACGGCCGCGGCCATCGTCTTTCTGGCCTATGTGGGCTTCGACGCCGTTTCCACGACGGCGGAGGAGGCCAGGAATCCCCAGAGGGACCTGCCCAGGGGGATCATGGCTTCGCTCCTCATCGCCACGGTCCTCTACATCGCCGTCGCCGCCATCATGACGGGCGTGGTTCCCTACTCCCAGCTCGGGGTGGCCGATCCCATCGCCCTCGTCCTCAACACCCTGCACATGCCCTGGGCCAGCGCGCTGATCAGCGTGGGGGCGCTGGCGGGGATCACCAGCGTCCTGCTGGTGCTCCTCATGGGACAGCCTCGGATCCTGTTCGCCATGTCCCGGGACGGCCTCCTGCCTCCCGGTCTGTCCAGGGTGCACCCGCGATACGGCACGCCCCACCTGACGACCCTTGGCACGGGCCTGATCGTGGCGATCGCCGCGGCGGTGACGCCCATCAACGTGTCCTCCGAACTCTGCTCGATCGGGACACTTTTCGCCTTCTGCATTGTGTGCGGGGGGGTCATTGTCTTGAGAAGGAGCCGCCCGGAAATACACCGGCCTTTCCAGGTGCCGGGCGGGCCGTGGCTCTCCCTTTGCCTGGGCGCGGCGCTCCTGGCGGCCGTGGCCTTCCTGCCGATTCACGCGCCCAGAGTCCTGGAGGGGGCCCTGTTCGCGGAGGGCGCTCCGGCCTGGTTCACCTGGCTCTTCAAGGGGGCGTTGCTTGCGGTCCTCGCCATCCTGTACGCCGTCTTCCGAAACCAGCCCCTGCCCTTGACGGGAATCATCTTGTGTCTGTACCTCATGGCGAGCCTGCCGGCATCGGCCTGGGTGAGGTTCCTGATTTGGCTGTTGCTGGGCCTCGCGCTCTACGGGGCGTACGGCTTCCGCCACAGCTTCCTCAACGGGGAAACCGCCTCGGGCGCGTGA
- a CDS encoding 3'-5' exonuclease — translation MSADSVNPTAFAESAPDDLPPGRWEGEVLVVQRDEEVEAALARLGGKPVLGFDTETRPSFRRGVAYPPALVQLACSDLAVLFQLGRIGFPEGLKALLADASVVKAGVAVGRDVLDLQAFSYFQPGGFVELGDLAERAGLKARGLRGLAAEVLGLRIAKGQRTSNWARDVLTPSQITYAATDAWIGFALYEALRRLPAVPLAEEGPRPE, via the coding sequence ATGAGCGCCGACTCCGTGAATCCGACGGCGTTCGCAGAATCCGCGCCCGACGACCTGCCGCCCGGACGCTGGGAAGGCGAGGTTCTCGTCGTGCAGCGCGATGAGGAGGTCGAGGCCGCCCTGGCTCGGCTTGGGGGGAAGCCTGTCCTCGGTTTCGACACGGAGACTCGGCCGTCCTTCCGCAGGGGAGTGGCTTATCCACCTGCGCTCGTCCAGCTTGCGTGCTCGGACCTCGCCGTTCTCTTCCAACTGGGGCGCATCGGTTTTCCAGAGGGTCTCAAGGCGCTCCTGGCCGACGCCTCGGTGGTCAAGGCGGGGGTCGCCGTGGGACGCGACGTGCTGGACCTGCAGGCCTTCTCCTACTTTCAGCCGGGCGGCTTCGTGGAGCTGGGGGACCTGGCCGAGCGGGCGGGCTTGAAGGCCCGGGGTTTGCGGGGACTGGCCGCGGAAGTCCTTGGTCTCCGAATCGCCAAGGGGCAGCGGACTTCGAACTGGGCTCGGGATGTGCTGACCCCCTCCCAGATCACGTACGCGGCCACCGACGCGTGGATCGGATTCGCCCTGTACGAGGCCCTGCGGCGCCTCCCCGCGGTTCCCCTGGCCGAGGAAGGCCCCCGTCCCGAGTGA
- a CDS encoding NRDE family protein, translated as MCLVLIGWKARPGLELVVAANRDEAYDRPTAVSGWWPDAPNLLAGRDLREGGTWLGVAREGRLAAVTNVRGRGAVVPGAPSRGHLVRDFLLSRQTAEAYALRLQAEADRYPAFNLLLFDGQDLLALSNQASGLRRLEPGVWGFSNGVLDEPWPKTEAGTRALRRLLDERVPAPDDLLDLLSDDRPAPDDALPDTGVGMEAERLLSPILTRTAAYGTRSSTAVLWTSAGAVSWAELQRDPGSEGGGVVRYSFRLELS; from the coding sequence ATGTGCCTGGTCCTCATCGGATGGAAAGCGCGCCCGGGGCTCGAACTCGTCGTGGCGGCCAACCGCGACGAGGCCTACGACCGCCCCACGGCGGTTTCGGGGTGGTGGCCCGATGCGCCGAACCTGCTGGCTGGGCGAGACCTCAGGGAGGGGGGAACCTGGCTGGGCGTGGCCCGGGAAGGTCGGCTGGCCGCCGTCACGAACGTGCGCGGCCGGGGCGCCGTCGTGCCGGGGGCGCCGTCTCGCGGCCACCTCGTGCGGGATTTCCTCCTGTCCCGCCAAACCGCCGAGGCCTACGCCCTTCGCCTGCAGGCCGAAGCGGACCGGTATCCGGCTTTCAACCTCCTCCTCTTTGACGGTCAGGACCTGCTGGCGCTTTCGAACCAGGCAAGCGGGTTGCGTCGGCTTGAGCCGGGGGTGTGGGGATTCAGCAACGGGGTGCTGGACGAACCCTGGCCGAAGACGGAAGCCGGCACGAGGGCCCTGCGCCGGCTTCTTGACGAGCGCGTCCCCGCGCCCGACGACCTGCTTGACCTTCTGTCGGACGACCGCCCCGCCCCCGATGACGCCCTGCCGGACACGGGGGTCGGCATGGAAGCGGAGCGGCTCCTCTCCCCCATCCTCACGAGGACGGCGGCCTACGGAACCCGCTCCTCCACCGCGGTCCTGTGGACCTCGGCGGGCGCCGTGTCCTGGGCCGAGCTTCAAAGGGATCCCGGGTCCGAGGGGGGCGGAGTGGTCCGGTACTCCTTCCGCCTGGAGCTCTCATGA
- the pepE gene encoding dipeptidase PepE — translation MRLLLLSNSTNPGEPYLGWPEAHLRSFLAGSRRVFFVPFAGVRIHWDDYASKVRDRFAAVGAEVVSAHEVKSPLEELARADAVAVGGGNTFHLLRHLRETGLGKAIAERAAAGMPYVGWSAGANVACPSIRTTNDMPIVETGGLSALGLVPFQINPHYTDATLPGHGGETREERILEFLEANPGVVVVGLRESSLLRREGSSLVLLGDRPARIFRKGEDPAEVPPGSSLDGLLG, via the coding sequence ATCCGGCTTCTCCTTCTTAGCAATTCGACGAACCCGGGGGAGCCGTACCTCGGTTGGCCGGAGGCGCACCTCCGGTCCTTCCTGGCAGGTTCCCGGCGCGTGTTCTTCGTACCCTTCGCGGGGGTACGCATCCACTGGGACGACTACGCGTCCAAGGTCAGGGACCGATTCGCGGCGGTCGGAGCGGAGGTCGTGTCCGCCCACGAGGTGAAAAGCCCGCTGGAGGAACTGGCCCGGGCCGATGCGGTGGCCGTCGGAGGAGGCAACACCTTCCACCTCCTCAGGCACCTTCGCGAAACGGGTTTGGGGAAGGCCATCGCGGAGCGGGCGGCCGCGGGAATGCCCTACGTGGGATGGAGCGCCGGGGCCAACGTGGCCTGCCCTTCGATTCGGACGACGAACGACATGCCCATCGTGGAAACGGGCGGCCTCTCCGCGCTGGGCCTGGTTCCTTTCCAGATCAATCCCCACTACACGGACGCGACTCTCCCGGGGCATGGCGGCGAGACTCGGGAGGAAAGGATCCTCGAATTTCTGGAAGCCAATCCGGGGGTCGTCGTGGTCGGTCTGAGGGAAAGCAGCCTTCTCCGTCGCGAAGGGTCCTCTTTGGTCCTCCTGGGCGACCGACCGGCCAGGATCTTCCGGAAGGGCGAGGATCCGGCGGAGGTCCCCCCGGGGTCGTCCCTCGACGGACTCCTCGGCTGA
- a CDS encoding asparaginase domain-containing protein, which translates to MSRTFTILFVDDDIGEIQDVVGEYFSRSRPEWRCAFADSMERAREALLAESPDAVVLDLELSPGGREGLDLLYHVRRHSPTVPIIVLTDIRDAQVLRDAFLTEKVSEDLTVEDVDPEAFLFKEEILASQRLDVLEWKIARGLHKYGRVANDTGILITHGTDTMAWGLCYLRYALKGLRANVAVTGSQVPLEGYFSSSDALGNLKTALYLLNRLRPAHLFAVFNNGQRVFSGRLTKYRKWDTDAFEGRLAASASPDGITSVRKDWVFIPYPDQRLQDLHLIRTGGTIESQRSPHEFGALKPTGDFVWKYLNDPLSGFFVNPHRHDLFSLDSSNLSYEHWARIAMEVQRIGVATADTRFDPSVKPVFANPVFTTQDYAAQFGACGKGAVFCGYGGGNANILDASGHSVLPALRDAVESGKFVAVTSQVPLEPYDADYETGLTLLEAGGVPCGDLPLADAQLKLSYILGHEEELRTVAAEAGLSPRFLATAAFLSGVSMRRAYSMELFCRLLEKRGTPLRIHPEDPFVARPFEAGLRAVVQACRDPK; encoded by the coding sequence ATGTCGCGCACCTTTACGATCCTGTTCGTGGACGACGACATCGGGGAGATTCAGGACGTTGTGGGCGAGTACTTTTCCCGGTCTCGCCCCGAATGGCGCTGCGCCTTTGCGGACTCGATGGAACGGGCGCGCGAAGCCCTGCTTGCGGAGTCGCCGGACGCCGTGGTGCTGGATCTGGAGCTTTCCCCGGGCGGCCGGGAGGGACTCGACCTCCTCTACCACGTCCGCAGGCACTCGCCGACCGTTCCCATCATCGTTCTCACCGACATCCGCGACGCCCAGGTCCTGCGGGACGCGTTCCTCACCGAGAAGGTCTCCGAGGACCTCACGGTGGAGGACGTGGATCCGGAGGCCTTCCTCTTCAAGGAGGAGATCCTCGCGAGCCAGCGCCTGGACGTCCTGGAGTGGAAGATCGCGAGGGGCCTCCACAAATACGGACGGGTGGCGAACGACACGGGCATCCTCATCACCCACGGCACCGACACGATGGCTTGGGGCCTCTGCTACCTCCGCTACGCTCTCAAGGGCCTTCGGGCCAACGTGGCCGTGACGGGCTCCCAGGTCCCGCTCGAGGGATACTTCTCCAGCTCCGACGCACTCGGCAATTTGAAGACCGCCCTGTACCTCCTCAACCGTCTGAGGCCGGCCCACCTCTTCGCCGTGTTCAACAACGGACAGCGCGTCTTCTCCGGACGGCTGACCAAGTACCGGAAGTGGGACACGGACGCCTTCGAGGGCCGCCTGGCGGCCAGCGCCAGCCCCGATGGGATCACCTCGGTCCGGAAGGACTGGGTCTTCATCCCCTACCCGGACCAGCGGCTCCAGGACCTTCACCTGATCCGGACGGGAGGGACCATCGAGTCCCAACGATCGCCCCATGAGTTCGGGGCGCTCAAGCCCACGGGCGACTTTGTCTGGAAATACCTCAACGACCCCCTTTCGGGGTTCTTCGTCAATCCGCACCGCCACGACCTTTTCTCTCTGGACTCCTCCAACCTCTCTTACGAGCATTGGGCCCGAATCGCGATGGAGGTCCAACGGATCGGCGTGGCGACGGCCGACACCCGCTTTGACCCGTCGGTGAAGCCCGTGTTCGCGAACCCCGTCTTCACGACGCAGGATTACGCCGCCCAGTTCGGGGCCTGCGGGAAGGGCGCCGTCTTCTGCGGGTACGGAGGGGGGAACGCCAACATCCTGGATGCCTCCGGCCACTCGGTCCTCCCCGCCCTCAGGGACGCCGTGGAATCGGGGAAATTCGTGGCCGTCACCTCTCAGGTTCCCCTCGAACCCTACGATGCGGATTACGAAACGGGCCTCACCCTTCTGGAGGCAGGCGGGGTTCCTTGCGGCGATCTGCCCCTGGCCGACGCGCAGTTGAAGCTCAGCTACATCCTTGGCCACGAGGAGGAACTCCGGACGGTGGCCGCGGAGGCGGGCCTCTCCCCGCGGTTCCTGGCCACGGCGGCTTTCCTGTCCGGCGTGTCCATGCGCCGGGCCTACAGCATGGAACTGTTCTGCAGACTGCTCGAAAAGAGGGGGACGCCCCTGCGCATCCACCCGGAGGACCCCTTCGTGGCCCGGCCCTTCGAGGCGGGCCTGCGGGCCGTGGTTCAGGCTTGCCGGGACCCGAAGTAG